CGTGTACTCCTAGGACGAATTACCCCGACTCGCCACCATGAGCGCCGCAGCGGACGTTATCGTCCTCTCTTCATCCCCAGATCGCATTCCCAACGGTTCTCCAGTACTGCCTGCTCATGATCCCGCGAAGCTGTTCGACTTGTCCCCGCCAAGTGCATCTCCGTCTCCGGTACGATCACCATCAGAGTTATTCCAAATTTCTACGCGTTCCAGGTTTTTTGAGCTTGAAACCCCATCACggaacaaggaaaacaagacaCCCAAGGAACCACCAGTCAGAAAGGTTAACACCACTTCTAAAGCAAAAAGCGCTTCCTCACAGGACAAACCCAAGCGGAGGGGCAGGAAGCCCGCAAGCGAGTCGCAGACGGTACTCGGTGACTCGGGACTTGCTGGCCTAGCACAACAGAGCGCACCGAAGAAAACTGCAGGCGCCAGGAAGAAGCGCGTGGATAGCGAGGGCAAGCGTGGAAAAGCTACGAACAGAACTATAATGGGGAGGGTTGCGAAGTCTGGCAATGTGCAGGCTAAACCGCCTCAGGAGAAGATTATGGATGTGTCGACTCCGAACGCCTTGCCGCCAACGAAACCTGCCAGTGGGGTCGTTAGTCTAGAAATTGATGGTCTACAATTAGAAACTGCTATGAAGCGGAGAATAGATTGGACGCCCACTAAGGATACTACTGCGCGAACGGTAGAGTCGAGTCAGCAGGAGGTTGCAGAAGCCAACCCCCAAAGTTTTGGTAGCCTGCTGTCTGAGTACGGTTTCAATGATATTTCTTCAGCTCAGAGTGATGTTAGGAATCTTGGAGATGATGGTCCAACGAAGCGTAGACGTATAGAGGTATGACTTGTATTGTCCTTGTCACCCGGTGTTTCAAGCTAATACATGTTTTTGAACAGCTCGTGGATTCCAGGTTATTTGGTTCATCGAAGCCAGCATCGCATGATATCGACGATAAGAACCTCACTGAAGATAGCCAGCAGAAACAGCCAGAACCCAAGCAGAAACCGAAGAAACAGACAAAGAAATTTACGACACTTACAGCTCGTGTAACAGCAAGTTATCTCAATAACTCCCACGAGGGATCAGATTCGTCAAGCAAAGAAACCACTACTTCTCGAGAAAATGCAGCAACTTCAAGAACAAGAGGctcgaaaaggaaagggaaagccACCTCAAAACCTAAGGAGCCCGAATTCATAGTTCTTTCACCCGAAGCAGCTGCAAAGTCGCTAGAAAACCAAGAACTCATTTTCGGAACTTGTAGTCAATTAGAGCGAGAGGATTCTCCAACCTCGCTAAAAGAGCTACAGGCAGCCATCAGTGAGTCGGAGAGGTACGCTGTGGCAGAGCCCTCTCCTCTGAGTTCAACACTATGTGCAACACCCACCTCACGGTTTACTACTGCAAGAGGTCTATGGTCTGTTGCAGCCAGAGACTTAGAAGGGTCATTGATTCGCCAAACGGAAGTTGTGGACTTGGTGGATACACCTGAGCCTGCTAAGATGACGACCTCGACCAACGATAGCCGTAATGAGAAGGCGTTGGAGGATGCAGCCACTGTCCCTCCTAAAGAACCGTTTGATTTGCCCCAGAGTGAGCCCCCTAAGCTCAAAGCTATCCCAGCCGCGAAGAAAGAACCATCCCCAGCACCTGGTCTGCCCACGATTAAAGCTAGCGACAACCTTAAAGGAACCACCTCGCAACATTCCAAGCCGCAACCTAAGATGCCGAATTACAACGGCTTCACGGATGCCGAATTGTCGAGACAGGTCGCCTCGTACGGTTTTAAGCCCGTAAAGAACCGAAAGGCAATGATCGACCTTCTTCAAAAATGCTGGGTGTCTAAGCATGGTAAAGGCACAACCTTCGAAACCCAAGCTGGCTCGCAAAACACATCTACAGAACCAACTCCTGTCCTCACCTCTTCCGAACCCAACACATCTCAGAAACAGCCACGCAAAACCGCTACCTCACGAAAAACAGCCGCAAAGTCCAAAACAAACCCCGACTCAAACCCACCCCCAAAAATAAATTCCAGGAAAACGCCATCAAGCAGCGATGCTACCAAAGCCCCGAGCATTCAATCAAAACCAACTCAACCACCGCCGATACAGTCCCTCAGCAACgtcgaagaaatcgaagactcagaagaagaaaccctCCCTTCACCCTTCCGAATCCAAAACAGATATACACCCCAACCCCCCGAAACCAGACAAGCCTTACCTGTCTCAAAAACACTATATAGCCCATCTCGCCCCAAACCCCGTACCACCAAGTCAACGACTAATAACAGCGCAACCCTCAATCAGAAACAACCAGACTTAGCCGACCAAATCTTCAAGGCCATGCACGCACAGCCAGCCGGAACGCCTAGTCGTCCGAGCTGGCACGAAAAGATCCTCATGTACGACCCCATTATCCTCGAGGATTTCGCCACCTGGTTGAACACCGAGGGTCTAGGTCTCGTTGGCGAGGATCGGGAAGTCAGTGCCGCTTTCTTGAGAAAATGGTGTGAGAGTCGGGGGATTTGCTGTTGCTATCGATGAGCTCTGGTGCGCAGAAAAGGTTACGTATACCATATATGGCTATTGCTGCATCATTTTTACGATACTGCCTTTTTGGAAGCCAGCACATTGCATTGCATACGTTTTTTGGAGTGTTGGGTGTTTTTGGTGTTTGGGATATATATCATTGGAAATACCCTTTATAGAATTTAGTTCTTTCTTACATAGCAAAATACCTACGCAACTAAATATAGCGTAGCTTACTGCGTTTTCGCGTATACGTATTTGTAGTTCTGAGTTTTTGATACATAGTTCTTATACTCAATAGACCAACTAAACCCGATCATAGAACAACACAGTAATATACAAATAACCATCGCTCTAAGACCTCAAGACTAATTTGTACAACAGGAATCATAGTAGAAGATATAAGTATAAGCGAGGTaagatgaaagaaagacacAAGAAACCATTACAAAACGCCCGCTTTAGGTAACACGAGAGATACACCAAAATATTCAAGTACAGATTCCCTCCTCATAATTCGTCGTCTTCTGCTGATCGTTGCAAATTAGAAGGTATCTCCTCAGTCTGCGGGTTTCCGTAGGCGTAGGATGAGTCAGTTTTAATCTGATGAGCTCCCTGGGCAATGACCGttgcaggagaaggagaggcaTAGTAATCCATTTGGTTGTTATGGAGTGATTGGATCTGCAACGGCGCAGGATATTGCGAGGCCAAGGATGGCATATGCGGAAGCCCTTGGCCCAGTGAAGGATTGAAACCACCGTACTGGAGGGTGGAAAGTCCGTGAGTCATTCCGTCCAGTTGGCCGTCAAGGGGTTGATGGATCCGCTCATGGTAGGAATTGACAGCTGTGCCTTGACGGAGGAGAGTGTCCGGTTGAAGACGGCCAATTTGGGAGTAATTAGTTAGTGAAGTAGGTCCTACTCCATTTTGTTGCGGAGGATAGCCGAGAGCCGTTTGTGACGAGCCACTAGCAACGGTACCTAGACCAGGTTGATGGTTCGATTGATTAGGACCCAAGCTCCCAGCTGCCGGAACTTGCGTAATGCCTTTCCCACCGTAGTTCCTGCCATATTCTGTGCCTCCGGGATTTTCCCAGGAGCCATATGAGGTAGACAAGGTCGGCAGAGGGGGAACTTGGTTGTTTCCCCAAGAATAGCTTGCTCGGGAATTGTTTCTCGCAGGAAAGTTGGGGAGAAGAGCACTAGGAGGCTTTTGGCCATGTTTAGGCCATGCATCTTTGGGGACCCATGCTTTCCactggaaagaagagatgAAAATGTTAGCATGCCGAAATATGGTAGGGAGTCATGCTCGTGCTCACATCATCGAGTTGTTTTTTCAGCTCCTCGATTTCGTTCCTGTATTTCTGTTCGCGTCTTTTAAGCCCATCAAGCTCCTCTTGCAGCGTTTGAATTTTTTCTTCCTGGTCCTTACTCAATCCGCGATAATGAGTGACTTCGGTCGAAGCATTTGTTTCGCCGCACCATGAGTTTGACTTGACACAATTTGAACATTCCGTGTCCTTGTCACTGTTGCATCTCGActtaaatagctatttttcGGGGAGTTAATAGGACAATGATAACAAGATGGCATCTAGGTGCTGTCCAACAGcgagatggaagatgaaCTGGGTCATTTAAGAATAATGAGATGCTGGATCGATCGGTGCACTTACTCTGCAGAAATCACAAGCCGTAGGCGCTCTTGTGAGAGGCTCACgttttttgaattttttgTCAGCAGGGACATCGCCGTTTGGCCAGGTTGCTTCCTCATACTTCTTGTGCCTCTCCTTTGCCGCTACCCATTCGGCCATCAtgttattctttcttttgtggtGATTAGTGAGATATGCATCTCTCCAGTCCTTTTTACCTCTATTTATCGTAGGTACATGATTCTTCCGAGCTTTCTTCTTAGGTGGTCTCTGCGCAGTTTGCTGAGCTGTAACAGCTTCCGATTCTTGTGTGGCATCCGACGTAGCCGTTGAGGGATCGGCAGCTCCCAAGGCAGTAGTTATAGCAGCATCGTTATCTTCAACTGGAGGTCTAGGAATGGTGGTTGTTGAAGTTTCCTCAGGATCAACTGCAGCAGAAGGTACCTCAGCAGTCTCGACCTGCTGCGAGATTGTCTGTTCGATTAGTTCGGGGTTCGGGGGGCTAAGCTGTATGTTTTCGAAGAGCAACGCGTCGTCAACAGTATCTCCAGCATTGGATATCAACAACTCGTTGTTGCCGTAGCCTTCAAGAGCAGCCTCGTCAAAACTCCGTTTGTTAGACATTTCAATTGGTGGGCAGTCCCAGTCCGAACAGGTGATGGGACAGCAACTGAGAACTATCGGCACTTGAAATAGTATAATACTCAGAGCTAGTGGAAGATGCAGCGCAGCTTAAGTACAGATGACGGGAGGTACTATAGGTAAGGGCAGTAGATGCTGTACACAGGATATCACCGTATATTTATGTTGATCTCTGGGGTTTTCGGTCCAGAGCTTTCTCGGTGAAGATGTCATTATCGATGTATTCCCAGGGACAAGGACGAACAGCATAcaatgtacagtacaatgCCATACAGGGCATTCGCCGGAGGGCAATCATAGTGACTTCAATGACTTTCACACAGTCGCAAGATTTGAATGTCATTGTTCGACATGGGTCATTCGTGTAGGAAGTGGAATGTATGCGCAAGAGTGTGGGTCAAAGGCATTGTAAGAGAATCTGAAACTGTACATTCCTGTATTTCATCAACGGATGACTCGGTCGTCCATAGGGTGAAAAGAGCCAAAGTCTCTCTTACCGCATTCAATAGTTGGGTCTGGTGGTCCTTTGTTGCTGTACAAAGCAGTCTTTCGCAGAGAGGGGCAAAACCTGGTTGACAAAGCGTAGAACGATCCATCATTGTAATACTATGGAAAATTCCGATTCCTTAAAAAGTTTTCGGTTGCGTATAGTAGATCGACGCGGTGAATAAGCGGCGGTTCTATTCGGATACGCAAGTATCTCCAATTTTGCCAAGAGAGAACAGAAGCaatagagaaaatgaaaCGGGAAAACGGCGAAGACGATTCTAAGGTACATACAGAGACGTTCCAAGAAAAACCAGAAATTGATCAGACCCAACATGCAATGTAAAACCAAGCTGATTTTGGAGCAATTTATGCTGCCAAATGCTCTTCCCTTCAGAGTAAAACTCCTGCCATGCCCATATAACGTCGACAGAAATCGTGAAAAGCATCCCGATCGAGAACAAGGACACAAGGGTGGAGGATATGAAGCAAGACGAATGCGCCCTGCACCAGCGCAATTCAAGAGACCCATGACGGTCATCAATCATGATAAGGTGAGAAACTGAAGGCCTTGAGGATGAAAAACAACTCCTGGAAACAGAACACCGAGGTAAACCAAGCGAATGCGGcatgaaagaagaatataacGAAAGAAAACGTAAATATTAAACAATAAGTTTCCGGATATGTGAGTTGATATAGAAGCCAGCTAGTGGTAAAGAGACTCAGGCCGACAAGGCCATATGCGCAGCAACAAGCGATGTGGAACCCAAACGGTTGGGCTAGAATTGTGTGGTGGTCATCGAAATACTTTACCATTTTGAGCCACTGTCTCGAAGCTAATCTTGTTCTGATATTTGAAATGTCCGCCATCTTCGAGCCAGGGCGTGAGGTTCTTGCACTGGCTGACATCAAACGACTCCAGCTGGTTACAGCCGTCAGACACTGCCTCTACCCCGGCGCCGGTGACTCGAACGCAGCCACGAACCGATAGTCGCTTCAGGTgcaaaagatgaagaccaaTGCTGCGCAGGGAAGGGTCGGAGATTGCAGAGCCACAGAAAGACATATTCAAATAAGTCAATTGAGAACACTGAAGAGCAAGGACCTCTGTTGCTGTATCTGATAATGCGCAACAAAACGACTGTTCTAAAGGTTAGTGGATATTTACATCTCTTTGCGACAATCTTGAGAGAAAGTTGGAGCCCGATGCCTTACCAGATCCAATTCCTGTAGCTGCTTAGCAGCGTTGGTCAAATAAACAATAGCTTGGTCGGTCAAATACGTGCAGTCGGCTAAACAAAGCCTCCGCAGATTGGTGAATCGCGCGTTCCCCCAATATTGAAAACCTTGGTCTGTGATAGAGGTGCAACGTGTCAAGTCCATTTGTTCGATTCTATGAGCAGCATGAGACGCAATATGGTGCATTGACCGGTCGGTGACGTGTTTGCAGTATGACAGCGTCAATTTCGTCAGCTTGGGGCAGCCGAAGACAGCACCAGCCGCGGTTTGCATGGTGGGTTTAAGAACCCCTTTACTCGTCTTCACAGGCTCATCTTTGTGTTGGCCAGGCATGACCCAACCAATAATCCGAGCCAAGAGCGTGTCCCCGACTTTCCGGCAGTTGCTCAAGTCCACCTCTTGCAATCCATTTGCCGTGCTCGCCATGTCAAGGATGGCGGATGCAGTGACGTCCCACACACTTTTCATCTTCCACGCAACGACGTTAGAACCGCATGTAGCAGCCAATTTATTGAATCCCTCATCGGTGATGTGAAAGCAATTGCTAATATCAACATAGCGGGGTCTATTCCCAACAAACGGACATATGATTTTCACTAACACGTCATCGGTGATTTGTCGATTATACATGCTTAGGTCCAGATCGTGCAGCAAATCCGTAGATGTATTGATGATCTCTGACCAATGAAGGGAGACCGCCCGTACTCGAAAAAGATGATGAAGTTCTAGAAGGTTGAGAATTCTCACTAAGATATTATCAGGAAGCACGCCACGATTCACTTTGTGCGACTCGCGCTGCGTTTTTAGAGTAGTCGACACAGCGGCTTCGGGCAGCGTGAGAAATGACGAGCTTGTCGAACGTGGTTCAGATGGTGGTGACGGCCGTTGCTGTTCCCCAGAGACCTCCTCTGGTGTCAACGGAGCGACGGATCCGCGTCTACTTTTCAGCCGGACCTTGTCTAAGCCGACATTGAGAAATGGATCTGGATCCGAGGGACGTAAAACGGCCTGGTCGTCCGCCTTGTTGGTGTGCGGACCATCGAGTTCTGTTTCTGTGAGTGTGAGGAGGGGCATCGATCGGCGTCGCGAGGCGCTGACTTTAAAGTTGCTATCTCCAACGAATTGTCCAACACCGTCCGCTTCAGCCATTACGACATCGCCATCAGCTGCCGATTGCAGCCGCTCTTTGGCAGTTTCCTCCACCTGCTGCCGAACATCATGGGGGCACTTCTCCCAAAACTCGGCAAGGACATCACCGCTAATCATAAGGCACTCAACTGCGTTGATAGTACGCACTGTTGCAGTCCTGCGTGGCGCCAGAGAAAGACTTACAACCTCACCAAAGTACTGTCCCGCTTTCAGCCTCGCTTTCACTTCAAAGCCCGGGTGTTCAATGGTGTTCGGCACGGAGTGTGAGACATCCTCTGTGTGTGTACGTTCAGTCAATACTTCAACTTCGCCGCGAACTATAAAGTATATCTCCCGCCCTTGGGAGTCCTGCTTGATAATGTCGGTGAAAGGAGGATACGACCGGGGTTGGGCGTTAAGGCCTAAGAAATGAAGGATGTCCCCTGGAAGACCGGCGAACAGAGGTAATTCTTTGAGTAAAAGACGCACGTTAACAAGTCCGTTAGCGAGTGCGCTTGAAGAAACTCCATCCGTTAACCCAGGACTGGGAGATTTGCGTTTCTTGTTGACCGACTTCCAGTTCAACGCCGTGCCCTCTTGCTCCGCAAGAGACATGTCTTTGGAAAAAGTTTCTCTCAGACGTTTGTTTCCTCTGCGAGATATAATATCATCCACTGGAGGCGCGGAtgtctccttcttcttcttctccaagagcATCAACCTCTCTTGAGCTTCATCTCGGATGGCTTGCTCCACATCTGGGAAGTGAGGAAGGATATTTCTAAAGTCTTCCTTTGTTAAGACGATCAGCAGACATCTGGAGCGAGCGATAATAGTCGCAGTCCGCGGACGATCCATCAGCACGCCTATTTCACCAAAGAAAGCGCCTGGCTCAAGATCCACATATACACTCTCGCCATCGCGGGAAGTAACGGAGACTGCGCCCCGGACCAGCCAATATATCGCCTTGGCCTCGTCCCCTTCCGTCAAAATATAATCATTGGCCTGATGGAGTTGGGGGCGCAGATGCCGCCCCACCGCGCTCAAAAAGGATTCCGGGGTAGATTGGAACAACGGGAAAGAGCGCAATCGGTCGACCAGATCCAATGGAAGAGCTTGAATATTAGAGAAGGCCAAGGGAGAAGGGCGGACCGGGCGATTGGGATTCATGACCGAGTCGAATGAATGAATTAGCGAGACTGTATCAGACACCGGCGCGAGGGCTTTGGTCGAGCCTCCGCCGGACCTGCCATGGCGCCGCATGATGAACTAGTTGCGATCCTCTAAGAAGCGTCAAACAGGATAGGGAATGGAGAGATGGAGAGGTTCGGAAGTTTCCAGAGGTAGCATATAgtgtattatttttttccGGCAAGCAATCCACGGACCGATGACGTCGACGAGAATTGGGGTGGGATCACGGGAGAGCTTCAGAATGGCATCTTCGGTCCACGGGGAGGGcggggaggaaaagaacgGAACCGTTTCGTCGATGGGGGAGGTTTAAAGAGAGCCAAATGAATTATCCGAGACCCCGGGGAGTTTGAGACGACAATAGGACACGAGCCGAAAGTCCACAGAAATTCTGGAAGAAGTAGCTAAAAGTGAACATAATGGTTAGAGAGAGAGCAACCCACAGACCAGACAGAGAGCTTTCCGCCGAATACTAATTCATGAAAGCGGGGAATGGGATCACCGAATAGATGCTGCGGTTGAGCTCCACCGCGAACTTGAACTTTCCGCCTACCAGCGAAAAACTAAACCAACTCGAGCCAAGTGGTGCCCGCCTTATCAATTGGGATTCCCTCCGCTCTTTTTTACCTGCTCTTGTGTTGCCGTTCAGTGAGGTTTCCACCCCCCACAAAAAGAACCAGAAATTTTATACCAATATTGATAGtttccaagaagaagaaaggaaggaagtaaggaaaataaaagactggtgtttttcccttttccttaGCAAGAACCCCGAAAACCAGAATTGTGTACCCCAATCAGCGGAGATGGAGGGAGGTGTCGTGATAGGGAAAAGTAAAACCAGAACACATCCATTTACGCGACAAAAGTTGAGCTGGTACGAGTGGGGGTCTTCACCACTGAAACACCAGAGACACTGATCCGCTATTATTCAGAGCATGGAGTTCCATGACAAATCACCAGAATGTAACAAGAGTGCCCCTCTCAATTGCAGATATAGAGGTAGTTAGTCTGATGTACCCAACTA
This DNA window, taken from Aspergillus flavus chromosome 5, complete sequence, encodes the following:
- a CDS encoding structure-specific endonuclease subunit slx4 (conserved hypothetical protein); translated protein: MSAAADVIVLSSSPDRIPNGSPVLPAHDPAKLFDLSPPSASPSPVRSPSELFQISTRSRFFELETPSRNKENKTPKEPPVRKVNTTSKAKSASSQDKPKRRGRKPASESQTVLGDSGLAGLAQQSAPKKTAGARKKRVDSEGKRGKATNRTIMGRVAKSGNVQAKPPQEKIMDVSTPNALPPTKPASGVVSLEIDGLQLETAMKRRIDWTPTKDTTARTVESSQQEVAEANPQSFGSLLSEYGFNDISSAQSDVRNLGDDGPTKRRRIELVDSRLFGSSKPASHDIDDKNLTEDSQQKQPEPKQKPKKQTKKFTTLTARVTASYLNNSHEGSDSSSKETTTSRENAATSRTRGSKRKGKATSKPKEPEFIVLSPEAAAKSLENQELIFGTCSQLEREDSPTSLKELQAAISESERYAVAEPSPLSSTLCATPTSRFTTARGLWSVAARDLEGSLIRQTEVVDLVDTPEPAKMTTSTNDSRNEKALEDAATVPPKEPFDLPQSEPPKLKAIPAAKKEPSPAPGLPTIKASDNLKGTTSQHSKPQPKMPNYNGFTDAELSRQVASYGFKPVKNRKAMIDLLQKCWVSKHGKGTTFETQAGSQNTSTEPTPVLTSSEPNTSQKQPRKTATSRKTAAKSKTNPDSNPPPKINSRKTPSSSDATKAPSIQSKPTQPPPIQSLSNVEEIEDSEEETLPSPFRIQNRYTPQPPETRQALPVSKTLYSPSRPKPRTTKSTTNNSATLNQKQPDLADQIFKAMHAQPAGTPSRPSWHEKILMYDPIILEDFATWLNTEGLGLVGEDREVSAAFLRKWCESRGICCCYR
- a CDS encoding uncharacterized protein (expressed protein) gives rise to the protein MTVMGLLNCAGAGRIRLASYPPPLCPCSRSGCFSRFLSTLYGHGRSFTLKGRAFGSINCSKISLVLHCMLGLINFWFFLERLCMYLRIVFAVFPFHFLYCFCSLLAKLEILAYPNRTAAYSPRRSTIRNRKLFKESEFSIVLQ
- a CDS encoding cyclic nucleotide-binding domain protein (leucine rich repeat protein), producing the protein MRRHGRSGGGSTKALAPVSDTVSLIHSFDSVMNPNRPVRPSPLAFSNIQALPLDLVDRLRSFPLFQSTPESFLSAVGRHLRPQLHQANDYILTEGDEAKAIYWLVRGAVSVTSRDGESVYVDLEPGAFFGEIGVLMDRPRTATIIARSRCLLIVLTKEDFRNILPHFPDVEQAIRDEAQERLMLLEKKKKETSAPPVDDIISRRGNKRLRETFSKDMSLAEQEGTALNWKSVNKKRKSPSPGLTDGVSSSALANGLVNVRLLLKELPLFAGLPGDILHFLGLNAQPRSYPPFTDIIKQDSQGREIYFIVRGEVEVLTERTHTEDVSHSVPNTIEHPGFEVKARLKAGQYFGEVVSLSLAPRRTATVRTINAVECLMISGDVLAEFWEKCPHDVRQQVEETAKERLQSAADGDVVMAEADGVGQFVGDSNFKVSASRRRSMPLLTLTETELDGPHTNKADDQAVLRPSDPDPFLNVGLDKVRLKSRRGSVAPLTPEEVSGEQQRPSPPSEPRSTSSSFLTLPEAAVSTTLKTQRESHKVNRGVLPDNILVRILNLLELHHLFRVRAVSLHWSEIINTSTDLLHDLDLSMYNRQITDDVLVKIICPFVGNRPRYVDISNCFHITDEGFNKLAATCGSNVVAWKMKSVWDVTASAILDMASTANGLQEVDLSNCRKVGDTLLARIIGWVMPGQHKDEPVKTSKGVLKPTMQTAAGAVFGCPKLTKLTLSYCKHVTDRSMHHIASHAAHRIEQMDLTRCTSITDQGFQYWGNARFTNLRRLCLADCTYLTDQAIVYLTNAAKQLQELDLSFCCALSDTATEVLALQCSQLTYLNMSFCGSAISDPSLRSIGLHLLHLKRLSVRGCVRVTGAGVEAVSDGCNQLESFDVSQCKNLTPWLEDGGHFKYQNKISFETVAQNGKVFR